A window of the Besnoitia besnoiti strain Bb-Ger1 chromosome VI, whole genome shotgun sequence genome harbors these coding sequences:
- a CDS encoding hypothetical protein (encoded by transcript BESB_068870), which yields MQPEAVSVLGAGAPRQASRPRSASLIPKTGSCPASLKQSEGAEEPLFLTFHYVSEQDTRDLLAAVDAPAFLSWAGQSPPVCEESGAAEVQAAKGRKESRASQPRLGGPNPLMAFVAEKLNVSGILRRLGASPFNASTENPDANSPSRPSTLHAAQPPSALPEKTGERPAVGGECEAPPAPAESDSRGVRTPQTRPGSASHEEAAAEALCERGQRRLEKAASTRTSLAGKEAGQANSQQPASALASLSGDNGGDGAARHAWGDVLLDSPTENTDRQTGTANCDSGEGASALRLPRPSGGRGSEGTGRRRPFAAETEGTAGLPAGGLRRSERYALQWQIVGDLFFNALAFCHEEQFSVAATSTFLGILKKVLEDSMCERLSAMESFKAFRGLLLKYSVQRPPMSIKVFEIRALQTAMAYAVETFYRHYQLYVHCFVPRTYLVFRQSTVPFLLRGLRAEAAAASMTSDYPFGKRDTETNATETTFRDAAPALSAVQRDWTWTQLLCGEEGETESLP from the coding sequence ATGCAGCCGGAAGCCGTATCGGTCCTCGGGGCGGGGGCTCCGCGACAAGCCTCACGCCCACGCAGTGCAAGCCTCATCCCTAAGACTGGCTCTTGTCCAGCTTCGTTGAAACAGTCGGAAGGAGCGGAGGAGCCTCTCTTCCTCACTTTTCACTACGTGTCTGAACAAGACACTCGTgacctcctcgccgctgtcgatGCGCCTGCATTTCTCTCTTGGGCTGGTCAGTCTCCGCCGGTCTGTGAAGaaagcggcgcagccgaggTTCAAGCAGCGAAGGGCCGAAAAGAGAGTCGAGCAAGTCAGCCGCGCCTTGGAGGGCCAAATCCGCTAATGGCCTTCGTGGCAGAGAAGCTGAACGTTTCGGGTATCCTCCGGAGGCTAGGGGCGTCCCCATTCAATGCGTCGACAGAAAACCCAGACGCAAACAGCCCGTCTCGCCCCTCGACGCTCCACGCTGCTCAGCCTCCTTCTGCGTTGCCGGAAAAGACCGGCGAACGCCCTGCCGTAGGGGGCGAATGCGAggctccgcctgcgccggcggaatcagactcgcgcggcgtccgtACACCGCAGACCCGTCCCGGTAGCGCAAGTCacgaggaggcagctgcagaggcgctttGCGAACGAGGGCAGAGGCGACTCGAGAAAGCCGCGTCCACGAGGACGAGTCTCGCTGGGAAGGAGGCGGGTCAGGCCAACAGCCAGCAACCAGCCTCAGCCTTGGCCTCACTCTCTGGGGACAACGGAGGTGACGGGGCCGCGCGGCATGCTTGGGGCGACGTGCTGCTCGACTCCCCGACAGAAAATACAGACAGGCAGACAGGAACTGCCAACTGCGACAGTGGAGAAGGCGCCAGCGCGCTGAGGCTTCCGAGACCcagcggagggaggggcTCGGAGGGGacaggccgcaggcgcccgttcgcggcggagacagaaggGACAGCAGGTCTCCCAGCGGGAGGCCTGCGCCGTTCAGAGCGCTATGCGCTCCAGTGGCAGATTGTGGGTGACTTGTTTTTCAATGCCCTCGCATTTTGTCATGAGGAGCAATTCTCGGTCGCCGCGACGTCGACGTTCTTGGGAATTCTGAAGAAAGTCCTGGAGGACTCCATGTGTGAGCGGCTGTCTGCCATGGAGTCGTTCAAGGCCTTTAGAGGTCTCCTGCTGAAGTACAGCGTCCAGCGTCCTCCAATGTCCATCAAAGTATTCGAAATCCGCGCCCTGCAGACCGCCATGGCGTACGCTGTCGAGACCTTCTACCGGCACTACCAACTGTATGTACATTGCTTCGTTCCACGCACATACCTGGTTTTCCGGCAGAGCACCGTGCCATTTCTTCTCAGAGGCCTGAGAGcggaagcagccgcagcgtctATGACCTCGGACTACCCTTTTGGAAAACGCGACACAGAAACGAACGCCACCGAGACGACGTTCAGAGATGCTGCACCTGCCCTGTCTGCAGTACAGCGGGACTGGACCTGGACGCAGCTTCTctgcggagaggaaggagaaacAGAATCACTGCCATAA
- a CDS encoding U-snRNP-associated cyclophilin family protein (encoded by transcript BESB_068860) produces MALPANSSTSGSSLLSESELPAGISYAEAMEGNTRPLLHPDNPVVFLDIAIGSHEVGRIKIELFKNIAPKSAENFRQFCTGEFRQNQVPIGYKGVSFHRIIKDFMIQGGDFVKGDGTGCLSIYGSSFADEAFVLPHFRSGLLSLANSGPNTNGCQFFITCTKCDWLNKKHVVFGQVLGKDSMQVVRKIEHVTVDSNNRPRVPVTVTQCGEL; encoded by the exons aTGGCACTGCCCGCGAACTCGTCGACGTCGGGCTCTTCTCTACTCTCTGAGAGCGAGCTGCCGGCGGGAATTTCCTACGCAGAGGCGATGGAAGGTAAcacgcggcctctgctgcatCCGGACAACCCCGTCGTCTTTCTTGACATTGCGATCGGCTCACACGAGGTCGGCCGCATCAAAATCGAACTCTTCAAAAACATCGCCCCAAAGAGTGCAGAGAACTTTCGACAGTTCTGCACAG GCGAGTTTCGGCAGAATCAGGTCCCGATTGGCTACAAAGGTGTCTCTTTTCACCGCATCATCAAAGACTTTATGATTCAG GGCGGGGACTTCGTGAAGGGCGACGGCACGGGCTGTCTGTCGATCTACGGGAGTTCGTTCGCGGACGAGGCGTTTGTGTTGCCGCACTTTCGCAGCGGCCTGCTGTCGCTCGCCAACAGCGGCCCGAACACAAACGGCTGCCAGTTCTTCATCACCTGCACCAAGTGCGACTGGCTCAACAAGAAGCACGTGGTTTTCGGCCAGGTGCTGGGCAAGGACTCGATGCAGGTGGTGCGGAAAATTGAACACGTCACCGTCGACAGCAACAACCGCCCCCGCGTCCCCGTCACAGTCACGCAGTGCGGCGAACTCTGA